The following are encoded together in the Malaya genurostris strain Urasoe2022 chromosome 3, Malgen_1.1, whole genome shotgun sequence genome:
- the LOC131437878 gene encoding zinc finger protein OZF-like, which produces MFSAIEHSEFAEGSIDPTEHLSSIIEIKLECLQDAFSETENESNSFDSTQNQSSEDRHSRSFDDQVLLQTNDNLATCPVKKDNENPGTFDTKSSPNIDPKRPHECELCGRRFVMKSHLVGHVRAHQRGKRSYNCDVCGKSYSKSDSLLHHRYSHTGERPYKCTVCGKDFTRQSSLMEHKFIHSTEFRCKCDVCGKGFNAASTLRRHKRIHTGENVRRKEKLLDHTPNNKEPVDIDKRPHECEICGKRFTNKFILESHLRAHRGEKPFSCDICDKTFVRKSDIWQHRLKHTGERLYKCNICDKDFGQISTLNNHLIMHSGKREHKCTVCGKDFAFKFNLAAHMFIHKSKQERQHKCTLCDKAFYIKSRLKAHMLSHTGERPYKCTSCDKTYAVKAELTAHMPTHTGVYPHSCDVCGKGFSKAFVLKEHKRTHSGEKSYKCEICGKAYYQQKSFTRHLGTHKSDATV; this is translated from the exons ATTGATCCAACAGAGCACTtgtcctctataattgaaataaaattagaaTGCCTACAAGACGCTTTTAGTGAAACTGAAAACGAATCAAACAGTTTTGATTCAACTCAGAATCAAAGCTCAGAAGACAGACACAGCCGTTCCTTCGACGACCAAGTGTTGCTACAAAC AAATGACAACCTTGCAACTTGCCCTGTGAAGAAGGATAATGAAAACCCGGGTACTTTCGACACGAAATCTTCACCAAACATCGATCCCAAGCGACCTCACGAATGTGAACTTTGCGGCAGACGGTTTGTTATGAAGAGTCATCTTGTCGGACATGTCCGTGCACACCAACGTGGCAAACGGTCCTACAATTGCGACGTCTGTGGTAAATCATACTCCAAAAGTGACTCCCTGTTGCACCATCGGTACAGCCATACCGGAGAACGGCCTTACAAATGCACTGTGTGCGGTAAAGATTTTACTCGTCAATCTAGTCTGATGGAGCACAAGTTTATTCATTCAACTGAATTCCGATGCAAGTGTGATGTTTGTGGCAAAGGATTTAATGCTGCTTCTACTTTAAGGAGACACAAGCGCATCCATACCGGGGAAAATGTTCGAAG GAAGGAAAAACTATTGGACCACACACCAAACAACAAGGAACCAGTCGACATCGACAAGCGACCGCACGAGTGTGAGATTTGCGGTAAACGATTCACGAATAAGTTCATTCTTGAAAGCCATCTGCGAGCACATCGGGGCGAAAAACCTTTCAGCTGCGATATATGCGATAAAACATTCGTTCGGAAGAGCGACATTTGGCAACACCGACTGAAGCACACCGGCGAACGACTCTACAAGTGTAACATATGCGATAAagatttcggacaaatatctacATTGAACAATCACCTGATAATGCACAGCGGGAAGCGGGAACACAAATGTACGGTGTGCGGTAAAGATTTTGCCTTCAAATTTAATCTGGCGGCTCACATGTTCATTCATAAAAGCAAGCAAGAGCGACAGCACAAGTGCACCTTGTGTGACAAAGCGTTTTACATCAAATCGAGACTGAAAGCACACATGTTATCTCATACAGGTGAGCGACCGTACAAGTGCACATCGTGCGATAAAACTTACGCCGTTAAGGCAGAGCTAACGGCACATATGCCCACTCACACGGGTGTCTATCCGCACTCGTGCGATGTGTGTGGCAAAGGATTCAGTAAGGCTTTCGTATTGAAAGAACACAAACGCACTCACTCTGGTGAGAAATCCTACAAATGCGAAATCTGTGGAAAGGCCTATTACCAACAAAAATCATTTACCAGACATTTGGGGACACACAAATCGGACGCGACTGTATGA
- the LOC131437879 gene encoding zinc finger protein OZF-like isoform X1 has product MEKSLQIYQDTLESNVTETHCAENIDQKPKVVKQECSSTNSSIDTEKSAYASLNTCLKNEDMQFKPVPVSGNSNETKQMENPRMEKPEVPQIATVDLKKFHECDICGKRYTRSSSLSYHKISHTDQRPYKCNVCDEDFVRRYALNRHMSQHMGESQYKCDVCGKEYSTNYYLKMHMRFHTSAILNRQRNEVAKNHECEICGKRFVRKCRLQEHFRMHSGERPFSCTVCGKTYPKNGELSRHLLIHNEVKPFKCTECGKDFYKKISLKAHLISHSGEWPHKCTVCDKGFVYKSRLTSHMFVHTGERPYKCVVCDRGFTAHDGLTAHMTIHTGKFRHHCDVCGKGFFVPSILKEHMGSHTGEKPTICDVCGKSFHGKRSFSKHRKIHKPNSEGNEILKC; this is encoded by the exons ATGGAGAAATCGCTACAAATATATCAGGATACATTAGAATCTAACGTAACAGAGACACATTGTGCTGAGAACATCGATCAAAAGCCCAAAGTAGTAAAACAGGAATGCAGTTCTACCAACAGTTCCATCGACACTGAAAAATCCGCTTACGCTTCACTTAATACTTGTCTAAAAAATGAGGATATGCAATTTAAACCGGTTCCGGTTTCCGGTAACAGCAATGAAACCAAGCAAAT ggAAAATCCCCGTATGGAAAAGCCGGAAGTACCACAAATTGCAACCGTTGATCTCAAAAAATTCCACGAATGTGATATTTGCGGCAAACGCTATACCCGGAGCAGTTCACTATCCTACCATAAGATTTCGCACACCGATCAACGGCCTTACAAGTGCAATGTGTGCGATGAAGACTTTGTTCGTAGATACGCTCTAAATAGGCACATGAGCCAACATATGGGCGAGAGTCAGTATAAGTGTGATGTGTGTGGCAAAGAATATAGTACCAATTATTACTTGAAAATGCACATGCGTTTCCATACCAGTGCGATACTTAATCG TCAGCGAAACGAGGTGGCGAAAAATCACGAGTGTGAGATATGTGGAAAACGATTTGTTAGGAAGTGTAGGCTACAGGAACACTTCCGGATGCACAGCGGCGAACGTCCGTTTTCTTGCACTGTCTGTGGTAAGACGTATCCGAAAAATGGCGAGCTCTCCAGACATCTTCTTATACATAACGAAGTAAAACCTTTCAAGTGCACCGAGTGTGGCaaagatttttacaaaaaaatcagcTTGAAGGCCCACTTGATTAGCCACAGCGGCGAGTGGCCGCACAAATGTACGGTATGTGACAAAGGTTTTGTCTATAAGAGTAGACTGACTTCACACATGTTTGTGCATACCGGCGAGCGCCCATATAAGTGCGTTGTATGCGATAGAGGTTTTACCGCCCATGATGGCTTGACGGCGCACATGACCATTCATACGGGCAAGTTTCGACACCATTGCGATGTGTGTGGCAAGGGATTCTTTGTTCCTTCTATCTTGAAGGAACATATGGGCAGTCATACCGGCGAGAAACCAACGATATGCGATGTTTGCGGTAAAAGTTTTCACGGGAAAAGATCATTCTCGAAACACAGAAAAATTCACAAGCCCAACTCGGAAGGGAATGAGATTTTGAAGTGTTGA
- the LOC131437879 gene encoding gastrula zinc finger protein XlCGF8.2DB-like isoform X2 gives MQFKPVPVSGNSNETKQMENPRMEKPEVPQIATVDLKKFHECDICGKRYTRSSSLSYHKISHTDQRPYKCNVCDEDFVRRYALNRHMSQHMGESQYKCDVCGKEYSTNYYLKMHMRFHTSAILNRQRNEVAKNHECEICGKRFVRKCRLQEHFRMHSGERPFSCTVCGKTYPKNGELSRHLLIHNEVKPFKCTECGKDFYKKISLKAHLISHSGEWPHKCTVCDKGFVYKSRLTSHMFVHTGERPYKCVVCDRGFTAHDGLTAHMTIHTGKFRHHCDVCGKGFFVPSILKEHMGSHTGEKPTICDVCGKSFHGKRSFSKHRKIHKPNSEGNEILKC, from the exons ATGCAATTTAAACCGGTTCCGGTTTCCGGTAACAGCAATGAAACCAAGCAAAT ggAAAATCCCCGTATGGAAAAGCCGGAAGTACCACAAATTGCAACCGTTGATCTCAAAAAATTCCACGAATGTGATATTTGCGGCAAACGCTATACCCGGAGCAGTTCACTATCCTACCATAAGATTTCGCACACCGATCAACGGCCTTACAAGTGCAATGTGTGCGATGAAGACTTTGTTCGTAGATACGCTCTAAATAGGCACATGAGCCAACATATGGGCGAGAGTCAGTATAAGTGTGATGTGTGTGGCAAAGAATATAGTACCAATTATTACTTGAAAATGCACATGCGTTTCCATACCAGTGCGATACTTAATCG TCAGCGAAACGAGGTGGCGAAAAATCACGAGTGTGAGATATGTGGAAAACGATTTGTTAGGAAGTGTAGGCTACAGGAACACTTCCGGATGCACAGCGGCGAACGTCCGTTTTCTTGCACTGTCTGTGGTAAGACGTATCCGAAAAATGGCGAGCTCTCCAGACATCTTCTTATACATAACGAAGTAAAACCTTTCAAGTGCACCGAGTGTGGCaaagatttttacaaaaaaatcagcTTGAAGGCCCACTTGATTAGCCACAGCGGCGAGTGGCCGCACAAATGTACGGTATGTGACAAAGGTTTTGTCTATAAGAGTAGACTGACTTCACACATGTTTGTGCATACCGGCGAGCGCCCATATAAGTGCGTTGTATGCGATAGAGGTTTTACCGCCCATGATGGCTTGACGGCGCACATGACCATTCATACGGGCAAGTTTCGACACCATTGCGATGTGTGTGGCAAGGGATTCTTTGTTCCTTCTATCTTGAAGGAACATATGGGCAGTCATACCGGCGAGAAACCAACGATATGCGATGTTTGCGGTAAAAGTTTTCACGGGAAAAGATCATTCTCGAAACACAGAAAAATTCACAAGCCCAACTCGGAAGGGAATGAGATTTTGAAGTGTTGA
- the LOC131437883 gene encoding ubiquitin-related modifier 1 homolog, translated as MDDSIDEEVISAGATITVEFSGGAEMLFGGVKEHEVPLDGSKIVLLEEMLRWLRDNLLTGDPALFLQDNTVRPGILVMINDTDWDLMGETEYILQPGDHVLFISTLHGG; from the exons ATGGATGATTCGATCGACGAGGAAGTGATCTCGGCCGGCGCTACCATCACGGTGGAGTTTAG TGGAGGCGCCGAGATGCTGTTCGGCGGAGTGAAGGAACACGAAGTGCCATTAGATGGTTCTAAGATTG TGCTACTTGAGGAAATGCTCCGATGGCTCCGAGACAATTTGCTGACCGGTGATCCGGCTCTGTTTCTCCAGGACAACACCGTAAGGCCCGGCATACTGGTGATGATAAACGACACCGACTGGGATCTCATG GGCGAAACTGAGTACATTCTGCAACCAGGAGATCATGTCCTGTTTATTTCCACCCTTCACGGGGGATGA